The Nitrospinaceae bacterium genome has a segment encoding these proteins:
- a CDS encoding cupin domain-containing protein: MPFEHPYIRIGDLAPEKMDEAQGWAVSEFRVVLSEKENCSSTMFHAVFQAGDRLKKHRHDSCDEQYYVVSGHGLAGAGADRVEVHAGHYHYIPKGVEHWLVNLSRNEPLIILGLYDRAPNMGATGYVFCGDVTEDDLRAPRTLRNDNLQYPLVHQDAVPMVKVSRDEGWTQDYFCEPLNRDHGVGSCWMYGYFGPGTVHMKHRHDNCEEICYVLKGHGLAGVGADRGELAPGDVHFIPAGCEHWLANISDSEDLVAPGWYIGVGALDESGFAYNGPVTDEDINASRTGQL, from the coding sequence ATGCCATTTGAGCATCCATACATCCGCATTGGCGACCTGGCGCCAGAGAAAATGGATGAGGCTCAGGGCTGGGCCGTATCAGAGTTTCGGGTGGTCCTGAGTGAGAAAGAAAATTGCTCGTCCACGATGTTCCATGCTGTCTTCCAGGCTGGCGACAGACTCAAGAAACACCGGCACGATAGTTGTGACGAACAATACTATGTCGTCAGCGGCCACGGTCTCGCCGGAGCGGGCGCGGATCGTGTCGAGGTCCACGCCGGCCATTACCACTACATCCCCAAGGGGGTGGAGCATTGGTTGGTGAACCTCAGCCGGAATGAGCCACTGATAATTCTTGGGCTCTATGATCGCGCGCCGAACATGGGGGCCACCGGTTATGTCTTTTGCGGTGATGTCACTGAAGATGATTTGAGGGCCCCGAGGACATTGCGCAACGACAATCTGCAATATCCCCTGGTTCACCAGGACGCCGTTCCAATGGTGAAGGTGTCGAGGGATGAGGGGTGGACCCAGGATTATTTCTGTGAGCCCCTGAATAGGGACCACGGAGTCGGCTCATGCTGGATGTATGGATACTTCGGCCCCGGAACCGTTCACATGAAGCACCGCCACGATAACTGCGAGGAGATATGCTACGTATTGAAGGGCCACGGCCTCGCAGGTGTGGGTGCGGACCGCGGGGAACTCGCCCCCGGCGACGTTCACTTCATCCCCGCCGGGTGCGAGCACTGGCTCGCCAACATCAGCGATAGTGAAGATCTTGTTGCCCCTGGTTGGTATATTGGGGTTGGCGCGCTCGATGAGAGCGGATTCGCCTACAACGGCCCGGTGACGGACGAGGACATAAACGCCTCGCGCACGGGCCAGTTATAA
- a CDS encoding alcohol dehydrogenase catalytic domain-containing protein, whose amino-acid sequence MKAALLEAPHKMTVGGQPDPELRPGEVIVDVATSAICGTDVSIWAGKMPANIPVIPGHECTGTVISLGEGVTRLALGDRVVLNPVTACGVCHYCMRALTNLCLNGGLRGREVPGTFAELIAVKETEAYKIPNNVSFAAATNFVGLYTVVYSQRKAPYIPGGSVAVLGQGSSGLLHTQLAKVSGAAKVIAVTRSKWKLEMAQKLGADEIVPAGEGDPVARVKELTSGLGADVVIETAGTNQTMIQAYEMVRPGGAILQFGIGPTEVGGIPAQSYYFKDITVIGSRAGLAEDFDRAIALVASGQIDLEPIVTHHFPLDDIQKGFEFIESGGDGGTLRGVIQIGEGA is encoded by the coding sequence ATGAAAGCGGCATTGCTCGAAGCGCCACATAAAATGACGGTGGGGGGACAGCCCGACCCGGAGCTTAGGCCCGGCGAGGTGATTGTGGATGTCGCGACATCGGCTATCTGCGGCACCGATGTTTCCATCTGGGCAGGAAAGATGCCCGCCAACATTCCGGTTATTCCGGGCCATGAGTGCACTGGCACCGTCATCAGCCTCGGCGAGGGTGTCACGCGGCTGGCCCTTGGCGACAGGGTGGTGCTCAACCCGGTGACGGCTTGCGGAGTATGCCACTACTGCATGCGGGCGCTTACGAATCTTTGCCTGAACGGCGGGCTGCGGGGTCGTGAGGTTCCCGGCACCTTCGCCGAGCTTATCGCGGTAAAAGAAACCGAGGCCTACAAGATTCCCAACAATGTTTCCTTCGCGGCGGCGACGAATTTCGTTGGCCTCTACACCGTGGTGTACAGCCAGCGCAAAGCGCCCTACATTCCCGGCGGCTCGGTGGCCGTGCTCGGGCAGGGCTCAAGCGGGCTCCTTCATACACAACTGGCGAAAGTTTCGGGTGCGGCCAAGGTCATCGCTGTGACAAGGAGCAAGTGGAAGCTTGAAATGGCGCAAAAACTTGGGGCCGATGAGATTGTGCCCGCAGGCGAGGGCGATCCGGTTGCGCGCGTTAAGGAGTTAACCTCCGGCCTCGGGGCAGACGTGGTGATTGAAACGGCGGGTACGAACCAGACGATGATTCAGGCCTACGAGATGGTTCGTCCGGGCGGGGCGATTCTCCAGTTTGGCATCGGGCCAACTGAGGTCGGCGGCATTCCGGCGCAGTCCTACTATTTTAAGGACATCACCGTCATTGGCTCGCGCGCGGGCCTTGCCGAGGATTTCGATCGCGCCATCGCGCTGGTGGCCTCGGGTCAAATAGATCTTGAGCCGATTGTCACCCACCATTTTCCGCTCGATGATATTCAAAAGGGTTTTGAATTTATTGAGAGTGGCGGCGACGGGGGAACGCTTCGCGGCGTCATTCAAATTGGCGAGGGTGCATAA
- a CDS encoding cupin domain-containing protein, with translation MPLQYPLIHVDDVVPENMNAGEGWAISEFRLPITKECGSSTCVFHSIFRPGSTHKKHLHTNSDEIAVYLSGNGVVGQGDGRAEVRAGHCRLMPAGSPHFFHNETKDEDALVIGFYVGAGSVEDSGYQFAGDVTEADLAMPRDGFDEGILVHLDDVPKENMNEGEGWSITDFRIPIGSHNGSSTTLFRARFFPGAIHKKHRHDNCEEIYYIISGHGLAGAGSDRVEVRGGHFHYIPKGVEHWLYNLSDTEPVEAVGMYIGSGSVEETGYVYMGDVTEDDIKTRTPL, from the coding sequence ATGCCACTTCAATACCCCCTGATCCATGTAGATGATGTTGTTCCTGAGAACATGAATGCTGGCGAGGGCTGGGCGATCTCGGAGTTTCGCCTTCCCATTACCAAGGAATGCGGCAGTTCGACCTGCGTGTTCCACTCTATTTTCAGGCCTGGATCGACCCATAAAAAACACCTTCACACGAACTCGGACGAAATCGCCGTTTATCTGAGTGGCAATGGCGTTGTTGGCCAGGGCGACGGGCGGGCCGAGGTACGCGCCGGGCACTGCCGCCTCATGCCAGCAGGCTCGCCGCACTTTTTCCATAACGAGACGAAGGACGAGGATGCGCTGGTAATCGGGTTTTATGTCGGTGCGGGAAGCGTCGAGGACTCGGGTTATCAATTCGCTGGTGACGTGACCGAGGCTGATCTCGCCATGCCGAGGGATGGATTTGACGAGGGTATTCTGGTTCACCTCGACGATGTCCCCAAAGAGAATATGAACGAGGGCGAGGGCTGGTCAATCACGGATTTCCGTATTCCGATTGGCAGCCACAACGGTAGTTCGACCACGTTGTTTCGCGCGCGTTTTTTCCCGGGGGCTATTCACAAGAAACATCGCCACGATAATTGCGAGGAGATTTACTACATCATCAGCGGCCATGGCCTCGCCGGGGCAGGCTCTGATCGTGTTGAAGTGCGTGGTGGGCATTTTCACTATATCCCCAAGGGCGTTGAGCACTGGCTCTACAATCTGAGCGATACCGAGCCAGTTGAGGCGGTGGGTATGTATATCGGCTCGGGGAGCGTCGAGGAGACTGGCTACGTCTACATGGGCGACGTGACCGAGGACGACATCAAGACGCGCACCCCGCTTTAA